A stretch of the Glutamicibacter sp. JL.03c genome encodes the following:
- the cysK gene encoding cysteine synthase A: MGKIYNNVTEVIGRTPLVKLNRLDEGLAGNIAVKLEFYNPANSVKDRIGVAIVDAAEKSGALKPGGTIVEGTSGNTGIALAMVGAARGYKVILTMPETMSTERRVMLRAFGAEIVLTPGADGMRGAVEKAKEIVATSDNAVWAQQFANTANPQIHSDTTGPEIWDDTEGKIDILVAGIGTGGTITGAGRYLKDKNPNLKIVAVEPKDSPILNGGKPGPHKIQGLGANFIPEVLDTDLYDEVLDASIEDSVSTARSLGVKEGILGGISAGAAVWGALQIAAREENAGKQIVAIIPDFGERYISTLLFDDIRG, from the coding sequence ATGGGCAAGATTTACAACAACGTCACCGAAGTTATCGGCCGCACCCCGCTGGTGAAGCTGAACCGACTCGATGAGGGCTTGGCCGGCAACATCGCCGTAAAGCTGGAATTCTACAACCCAGCCAACTCCGTCAAGGACCGCATCGGTGTTGCAATCGTTGACGCCGCCGAGAAGTCCGGCGCGCTGAAGCCAGGCGGCACCATCGTCGAAGGCACCTCCGGCAACACCGGTATCGCCCTGGCCATGGTCGGCGCTGCTCGCGGTTACAAAGTCATCTTGACTATGCCTGAAACCATGTCCACCGAACGTCGTGTCATGCTCCGCGCTTTCGGTGCCGAGATCGTGCTGACCCCGGGTGCCGATGGCATGCGTGGAGCCGTGGAGAAGGCCAAGGAGATCGTCGCAACTTCTGACAACGCCGTCTGGGCACAGCAATTCGCCAACACCGCCAACCCCCAAATCCACTCGGATACCACCGGCCCTGAAATCTGGGACGACACCGAAGGCAAGATCGACATCCTCGTTGCCGGTATCGGCACCGGCGGCACCATTACCGGTGCTGGCCGCTACCTGAAGGACAAGAACCCCAACCTGAAGATCGTCGCTGTTGAGCCAAAGGATTCGCCAATCCTCAATGGCGGCAAGCCAGGCCCGCACAAGATCCAAGGCCTGGGCGCAAACTTCATCCCAGAGGTTCTCGATACCGATCTGTACGACGAAGTTCTTGATGCAAGCATCGAAGACTCGGTCTCCACCGCGCGCTCGTTGGGCGTCAAGGAAGGCATTCTCGGTGGCATCTCTGCCGGTGCCGCTGTTTGGGGCGCACTGCAGATCGCTGCTCGCGAAGAGAATGCCGGCAAGCAGATCGTTGCCATCATTCCCGACTTCGGTGAGCGCTACATCTCCACCCTGCTGTTTGATGACATCCGCGGCTAA
- the msrA gene encoding peptide-methionine (S)-S-oxide reductase MsrA, protein MTTFVLAGGCFWCLDAVYQRTRGVHAVISGYIGGHTSNPDYRQVCTGTTGHAEGVAVIFDPQVVPAEVILDMFFTVHDPTTLNRQGYDVGTQYRSAMFPLDDQQRKLFTASMEKFGPLYPNPIVTTIEESKDFYLAEQIHQDYYSANQDVGYCRVIIDPKLAKVRKYYAQWLNEA, encoded by the coding sequence CTGACAACTTTCGTCTTGGCGGGAGGTTGCTTCTGGTGCCTGGATGCGGTCTACCAGCGCACCCGCGGCGTTCACGCAGTGATCTCCGGATACATCGGCGGACACACCAGCAATCCCGACTATCGGCAGGTGTGCACCGGAACGACCGGCCATGCCGAAGGCGTCGCCGTCATCTTTGACCCACAGGTTGTGCCAGCCGAAGTCATCTTGGACATGTTCTTCACCGTTCATGACCCCACGACGCTCAACCGCCAGGGGTACGACGTGGGCACCCAGTATCGTTCGGCGATGTTCCCGCTCGACGACCAGCAACGCAAGCTGTTTACTGCGTCCATGGAAAAATTCGGGCCTTTATACCCTAATCCGATCGTCACCACCATAGAAGAGTCCAAAGATTTCTACCTGGCGGAGCAAATACACCAGGATTATTACTCCGCGAACCAAGATGTCGGATATTGTCGCGTGATTATTGACCCGAAACTCGCAAAGGTCAGGAAATATTACGCTCAATGGCTAAATGAAGCCTAG
- a CDS encoding Nif3-like dinuclear metal center hexameric protein: MQSKANNSQEPGKKTPTPDAAALKPVTEDDAKPTEDATSPAPTTLGNVLEAVEELWPHSLAEDWDAVGLVTGRTGQQVSKVVMAVDPTLEVIEDAIERGADLLITHHPLLLRGVTQVAGTSFKGEAIHRLIETGTALLTAHTNADSAIGGVNDALADAFGLKECVPLVDSKDGLPEEGLGRVGFLEKPMKLEDFAERVYTVLPAVAGGVRVAGDRTGIIRKVALCGGAGDSLFDAVRSHQADVYVTADLRHHPASEAREAANGGFPYLIDVSHFASEWVWLSAGARALGNVLNDLGHPVEIEISQINSDPWDFVLTP; encoded by the coding sequence ATGCAGAGCAAGGCAAACAACTCGCAAGAACCGGGGAAGAAGACCCCAACCCCGGACGCTGCTGCGCTTAAGCCCGTGACCGAAGATGACGCGAAGCCGACGGAAGATGCAACCTCCCCGGCACCAACCACCTTGGGTAACGTCCTTGAAGCAGTGGAAGAGCTTTGGCCCCATTCCTTAGCTGAGGACTGGGACGCCGTAGGGCTAGTAACCGGACGTACCGGCCAGCAGGTTTCGAAAGTCGTCATGGCAGTGGATCCGACCCTGGAGGTGATTGAAGATGCGATCGAGCGTGGGGCCGATCTGCTGATCACTCACCACCCGCTGCTCTTGCGCGGAGTCACCCAGGTGGCTGGCACGAGCTTCAAAGGCGAAGCGATCCACCGACTCATCGAGACCGGTACCGCATTATTAACCGCGCATACCAACGCGGATAGTGCCATCGGGGGAGTCAATGACGCATTGGCCGACGCCTTCGGGCTCAAGGAGTGCGTTCCGCTGGTTGATTCCAAGGACGGCCTGCCTGAGGAAGGATTGGGGCGTGTGGGTTTCCTTGAGAAGCCTATGAAACTCGAAGACTTCGCGGAACGTGTTTACACCGTGCTTCCTGCAGTTGCCGGTGGCGTTCGAGTTGCTGGAGACCGCACCGGGATTATCCGCAAGGTCGCGTTATGCGGCGGCGCTGGCGATTCGCTCTTTGACGCAGTGCGCTCGCACCAAGCGGACGTGTACGTCACGGCAGATTTGCGCCACCACCCGGCGAGCGAAGCACGCGAAGCAGCCAATGGCGGGTTCCCGTACCTTATCGATGTATCTCACTTTGCCTCCGAGTGGGTGTGGCTATCGGCGGGAGCCCGCGCCTTGGGGAACGTGCTCAATGATTTGGGTCATCCGGTGGAGATTGAGATTTCGCAAATCAACTCGGATCCTTGGGATTTCGTCCTGACTCCATAG
- a CDS encoding VOC family protein: MGTGMLHHLEIWVDDLATSTASLGWLLTRLGYRIQSQWDNGISYQHGSHYIVLESGPDVRHEHHDRRLPGLNHLAFSLPSAQLVETIATDALNHGFTMMFADKHPHAGGSDHYAAYLEDQAGFEVELVAAPASAGN, translated from the coding sequence TTGGGCACGGGCATGCTGCATCATTTGGAAATCTGGGTCGACGATTTGGCAACGAGTACGGCATCGCTGGGCTGGCTGCTGACGCGGCTTGGCTATCGCATCCAATCGCAATGGGACAACGGCATAAGCTATCAGCACGGCAGCCATTACATCGTTTTGGAATCCGGGCCGGATGTCCGGCATGAACATCATGATCGGCGCTTGCCGGGGTTGAATCATCTGGCTTTCAGCCTGCCGAGCGCACAGCTAGTTGAAACCATTGCAACTGATGCCCTGAACCATGGATTCACCATGATGTTTGCGGACAAGCATCCGCATGCCGGAGGCTCCGATCACTACGCGGCCTATTTAGAGGATCAAGCCGGCTTCGAAGTGGAACTGGTCGCAGCACCGGCCTCAGCGGGAAATTAA
- a CDS encoding peroxide stress protein YaaA, with protein MPPSEGKTAHAEGSPFNLADLSFPELSDDRHQVLGALSEVSGRADAMDVLGVGASLANEVARNLNLHLEPAAKAHDIYSGVLFEALGYSTLSPEAQRRADQSVVVISALWGAVRFADRIPPYRLSMSVKLEPLGKLASWWKKRLATILDEAAADQLVIDARSSTYAAAYKPGHGNSIAINVFQLRNGVPKVVSHFAKHTRGEVARFLVQQETEPATADELVQLIRSKWEASLVQDKKGRALNILLPEDHQFTTAK; from the coding sequence TTGCCACCTTCAGAAGGTAAAACCGCTCATGCTGAAGGTTCTCCGTTCAACCTTGCCGACCTCTCGTTCCCTGAACTGAGCGATGATCGCCATCAAGTGCTCGGAGCCTTGTCAGAGGTTTCTGGCCGTGCGGATGCCATGGATGTCTTGGGGGTTGGCGCTTCCTTGGCGAACGAAGTCGCTCGCAATCTCAATTTGCACTTGGAACCTGCCGCCAAGGCCCACGACATTTATTCTGGCGTGCTCTTTGAAGCACTGGGATATTCGACGCTCAGCCCTGAAGCGCAACGGCGCGCTGATCAGAGCGTCGTCGTGATATCCGCGCTATGGGGTGCGGTGCGCTTTGCCGACCGCATTCCCCCATACCGGCTGTCCATGTCCGTGAAATTGGAGCCCCTGGGCAAGCTTGCCAGCTGGTGGAAAAAGCGGCTCGCCACGATCCTCGATGAAGCCGCTGCAGACCAGCTGGTCATTGATGCCCGCTCCAGCACCTATGCGGCCGCCTATAAGCCAGGTCACGGCAACAGCATTGCCATCAATGTTTTCCAACTGCGCAACGGCGTGCCGAAAGTCGTTTCCCATTTTGCCAAGCACACCCGTGGCGAGGTTGCCCGGTTCCTGGTCCAGCAAGAGACCGAGCCAGCGACTGCCGATGAGCTGGTCCAACTGATTAGATCCAAGTGGGAGGCGTCTCTCGTCCAAGACAAGAAAGGACGAGCACTGAACATCTTGCTGCCCGAAGACCACCAGTTCACCACCGCCAAATAG
- a CDS encoding glyceraldehyde-3-phosphate dehydrogenase, whose amino-acid sequence MTQQSVVAQQEWSGREELAEAMIPLIGRLYRKNNVVPSVYGRKLINQSAIDIIKAHRVVRRIDGEELSLKATKAILDEIEALNVGSVSVDLGRLNKKFKDSGSVDLNAFLSNELGEKVGQAGATDAEPKDVVLYGFGRIGRLLARILIERGGYGLRLRAIVVRKSSDDDIVKRASLLRRDSVHGRFEGSITVDEENNTILANGTLIKVIYSNDPTTVDYTEHGIDNAIVVDNTGRWRDEAGLSQHLQAKGVARVLLTAPGKGDLKNIVHGINDSWITAEDKIVTAASCTTNAITPVLKALNDKFGVSHGHVETVHSFTNDQNLIDNFHKGERRGRAAALNMVITETGAAKAVAKALPEFEGKLTGNAIRVPTPDVSMAILNLNLENETTKEELNAYLRETSLTSKLHKQIDYIDSPEVVSTDFVGSRRAGIVDGLATIVSGKNAVVYVWYDNEFGYSCQVVRVIETIAGTHPVAVPAVKAEAVTV is encoded by the coding sequence GTGACCCAGCAGTCTGTCGTTGCCCAGCAAGAATGGAGCGGGCGCGAAGAGCTCGCCGAGGCCATGATTCCACTGATCGGACGCCTGTACCGCAAGAACAATGTGGTGCCCTCCGTATATGGCCGCAAGCTGATCAACCAGTCCGCCATCGACATCATCAAGGCGCACCGCGTAGTACGCCGCATCGATGGCGAAGAGCTAAGCCTGAAGGCAACCAAAGCAATCCTCGACGAGATTGAGGCGCTCAATGTTGGATCGGTATCCGTTGACCTTGGCCGTTTGAACAAGAAGTTCAAGGATTCCGGCTCGGTTGACCTGAACGCATTCCTCAGCAACGAACTAGGCGAAAAAGTCGGCCAGGCCGGTGCCACCGATGCAGAGCCAAAGGACGTTGTACTCTACGGCTTCGGCCGCATTGGCCGCCTGCTAGCCCGCATCCTCATCGAGCGTGGCGGCTACGGCCTGCGCCTTCGCGCCATCGTGGTTCGCAAGAGCTCGGATGATGACATCGTCAAGCGCGCTTCGCTGTTGCGCCGCGACTCGGTGCACGGCCGCTTCGAAGGCTCGATCACCGTCGACGAGGAAAACAACACCATCCTCGCCAACGGCACCTTGATCAAGGTCATCTACTCGAACGACCCAACTACCGTGGACTACACCGAGCACGGCATCGACAACGCCATCGTCGTCGACAACACCGGCCGCTGGCGTGATGAAGCTGGCCTCTCCCAGCACCTGCAGGCCAAGGGCGTAGCCCGCGTGCTGCTGACCGCACCGGGCAAGGGCGACTTGAAGAACATCGTTCACGGCATCAATGATTCCTGGATCACCGCCGAAGACAAGATCGTGACCGCCGCTTCGTGCACCACTAACGCGATCACCCCAGTGCTCAAGGCTCTGAACGACAAGTTCGGCGTCAGCCACGGCCACGTCGAGACCGTTCACTCGTTCACCAACGACCAGAACCTCATCGACAACTTCCACAAGGGAGAGCGTCGTGGCCGCGCTGCGGCGTTGAACATGGTCATCACCGAGACCGGCGCCGCCAAGGCGGTCGCCAAGGCTTTGCCAGAGTTCGAAGGCAAGCTGACCGGTAACGCCATCCGCGTACCAACCCCGGATGTTTCCATGGCGATCTTGAACCTCAACCTTGAGAACGAGACCACCAAGGAAGAGTTGAACGCCTACCTGCGCGAGACCTCGTTGACCTCGAAGCTGCACAAGCAGATCGACTACATCGATTCGCCAGAGGTTGTTTCCACCGACTTCGTCGGCTCGCGCCGCGCCGGCATTGTTGATGGCTTGGCCACCATCGTTTCCGGCAAGAACGCTGTTGTCTACGTCTGGTACGACAACGAGTTCGGCTACTCGTGCCAGGTTGTCCGCGTGATCGAAACGATCGCCGGAACCCACCCGGTCGCAGTTCCAGCTGTCAAGGCTGAGGCCGTGACCGTCTAA
- a CDS encoding winged helix DNA-binding domain-containing protein produces MDRERLLSARMASQLLSAPARTVQEAAGHLLATQSQDFIAGRYALAQRVHPMPLREQVNQLFNEGLLVRSWTMRGTLHICLPQDAQWLVQASKERTLRSMAARHRELQIDPAVIEKSAVIIQSHLAALGRASRPELFEQLEQQGIGTRNQRGVHLLLALVQQGLICLGPIPQTARLAAQDFVLVEQWITEHHIPGNPIQELLSRYLGAHGPATLRDAAWYAGQTLTAIRKAAASMERELISVDKDERGEDLYVVQGSAAHQVYGSSAKIDLPTRLLGPFDEYYLSWADRSLVADPSMQNRITPGKNGMFNAFWLESGRASSLWDANVAPTDSLGAALHQRYVDFRHAN; encoded by the coding sequence GTGGATCGCGAAAGATTGCTCTCAGCCCGGATGGCCAGCCAATTGTTGTCCGCACCCGCGAGGACCGTGCAGGAAGCCGCGGGGCACTTGCTCGCTACCCAATCCCAGGACTTCATTGCCGGGAGATACGCGCTCGCCCAGCGCGTGCATCCGATGCCGCTCCGGGAGCAGGTTAATCAACTCTTTAACGAGGGATTGCTCGTGCGCTCATGGACCATGCGAGGAACCCTGCATATCTGCTTGCCGCAAGATGCACAATGGCTGGTGCAGGCCTCCAAGGAGCGAACCCTGCGTTCAATGGCTGCCAGGCATCGAGAACTGCAGATTGATCCAGCGGTAATTGAGAAGTCCGCCGTGATTATCCAGTCACACCTGGCTGCGCTTGGAAGGGCCAGCAGGCCCGAGCTCTTTGAGCAGCTAGAGCAACAGGGAATCGGCACGCGCAATCAACGAGGCGTGCATCTGCTGCTCGCCCTGGTCCAGCAGGGCTTGATATGCCTGGGGCCGATACCGCAGACGGCGAGACTGGCTGCCCAAGACTTTGTGCTGGTGGAACAGTGGATCACCGAGCATCACATTCCGGGTAATCCAATCCAAGAATTGCTGTCGCGCTATCTCGGCGCCCATGGGCCAGCCACACTCCGCGACGCCGCCTGGTATGCGGGCCAGACCCTCACCGCCATCCGCAAGGCCGCCGCTTCCATGGAACGAGAACTCATCAGCGTCGATAAAGATGAACGCGGAGAAGACCTGTATGTGGTTCAAGGATCAGCCGCACACCAGGTGTATGGGTCATCAGCCAAGATCGACCTTCCCACACGCTTGCTTGGCCCCTTTGACGAATACTACTTGTCATGGGCCGATCGAAGCTTGGTGGCTGATCCTTCCATGCAAAACCGGATTACCCCCGGCAAGAATGGCATGTTCAATGCCTTCTGGCTGGAAAGTGGCAGGGCATCAAGTCTCTGGGATGCAAATGTAGCGCCGACCGATTCACTCGGTGCGGCGCTACATCAGCGGTACGTGGACTTCAGGCATGCCAATTAG
- the def gene encoding peptide deformylase, translating to MPIRQITVYGEPVLHRRAVEVTEFNDELRQLVADMHVTMDEAHGVGLAAPQIGIGLRLFTYVYADQDTAPERGVVINPKLTLSKVSQAPADVDEESEGCLSVPGLNYPLKRAEYAKVEGFDEFGNPISFEAHDWFARVMQHEYDHLDGFLYVDKLQPRWDKRWKKAKKALGWGVPGNTWLPGTDEDPFGH from the coding sequence GTGCCAATCCGGCAGATCACAGTTTACGGAGAACCAGTTCTACATCGCCGCGCGGTAGAAGTCACCGAGTTCAATGATGAACTTCGCCAGCTCGTTGCAGATATGCACGTGACCATGGATGAAGCTCATGGCGTAGGACTGGCCGCTCCGCAGATTGGCATCGGTCTACGTCTGTTCACATATGTCTACGCCGACCAGGACACCGCCCCTGAACGTGGCGTTGTCATCAACCCCAAGCTGACCCTCTCCAAGGTGTCGCAGGCACCTGCCGACGTTGACGAGGAGTCGGAAGGCTGCTTGTCCGTTCCAGGGTTGAACTACCCGCTAAAGCGTGCCGAGTACGCGAAGGTGGAAGGTTTCGATGAGTTCGGTAACCCGATCTCCTTCGAAGCCCACGATTGGTTCGCTCGCGTCATGCAGCACGAGTACGACCACCTGGATGGGTTCCTGTATGTCGACAAGCTGCAGCCACGCTGGGACAAGCGCTGGAAGAAAGCCAAGAAGGCACTGGGCTGGGGCGTACCGGGCAATACATGGCTGCCTGGCACTGATGAGGATCCTTTTGGGCACTAG
- a CDS encoding acyl-CoA dehydrogenase family protein codes for MKRALFEEDHEQFRELATEFNTREVSGKYAQWEKDHQIPREVWQSAGENGLLGLAVPEEFGGMGIDDYRFRVVLDEEFVRAGHLAVALAFHLHDDLVLPYLLAYGSDELKAKWLPRMVDGSTITSCAFTEPGAGSDLRAVRTKAVRDGEDWLLSGQKTFIGNGAFGDAAVVLARTDAQSGRATESSFSLFMVERAEGYTNGNPFDKMGLRASDTAELFFDEVRVSDADRIGEIGQGLRYVKEQLPQARLAIAVAAAAIGTASFEQALEHAKNRSTFGQALTQYQNTRFELANLKTESHVTQTFVDQAVLAFNDGELDAHEAAEVKLWASESANRLSDKALQIHGGYGYIMEYPIAQSFTAARLLTIFGGTSEIMRETIGRAL; via the coding sequence GTGAAACGCGCGCTTTTTGAAGAGGACCACGAACAGTTCCGTGAGTTGGCTACGGAGTTCAATACCCGTGAAGTCTCTGGAAAATACGCCCAGTGGGAGAAGGACCACCAGATTCCACGCGAGGTTTGGCAGTCAGCCGGCGAGAACGGCCTCCTTGGCCTGGCCGTTCCCGAGGAATTCGGCGGCATGGGGATCGATGACTACCGCTTCCGCGTGGTGCTTGACGAGGAATTCGTGCGCGCCGGCCACCTAGCTGTTGCACTGGCCTTCCACCTGCATGATGACCTGGTGCTTCCCTACCTGCTGGCTTATGGTTCCGATGAGCTCAAGGCCAAGTGGCTTCCACGCATGGTTGATGGCTCCACGATCACTTCCTGCGCATTCACCGAGCCAGGCGCCGGTTCCGACCTGCGCGCGGTACGAACCAAGGCGGTCCGCGATGGCGAGGATTGGCTGCTGAGCGGCCAGAAGACCTTCATCGGCAATGGCGCCTTTGGCGATGCCGCAGTGGTTCTTGCCCGCACAGATGCGCAGAGCGGTCGAGCCACAGAGTCGTCCTTCTCCCTGTTCATGGTGGAGCGCGCTGAGGGTTATACGAATGGCAATCCCTTCGACAAAATGGGCTTGCGCGCTTCGGATACCGCTGAACTGTTCTTTGATGAGGTTCGCGTATCCGACGCGGATCGTATCGGCGAGATCGGCCAGGGCCTGCGCTATGTCAAGGAACAGCTACCCCAGGCACGCTTGGCCATCGCCGTAGCAGCAGCGGCTATCGGCACGGCGTCGTTCGAGCAGGCATTAGAGCACGCGAAGAACCGCTCAACCTTTGGCCAGGCCTTGACCCAGTATCAGAACACCCGGTTTGAGCTGGCTAATTTGAAGACTGAGTCCCATGTCACTCAGACTTTTGTGGATCAGGCAGTTCTCGCCTTCAATGATGGCGAACTGGATGCCCATGAGGCCGCTGAAGTGAAGCTTTGGGCAAGTGAGAGCGCAAATAGACTTTCGGACAAGGCGCTGCAGATCCATGGAGGCTACGGCTACATCATGGAGTACCCGATCGCTCAATCATTCACTGCGGCACGCTTGCTGACCATATTTGGTGGCACAAGTGAGATCATGCGTGAAACTATTGGACGAGCACTTTAA
- the orn gene encoding oligoribonuclease: MTGLDLVNDALIEVAVLITDSDLEIIDEGIQVVIKPEPAALAQMNDFVRNMHTVSGLLPELEEGITMGEAQHLVMDYIKKHVPEPKKALLGGNSVGTDKNFLARDLPEVVEHLHYRIIDVSTLKELSRRWYPRAHYAAPAKTGNHRALGDIQDSINELRYYRESIMVPAPGPSSDEARRIASRIAPND, from the coding sequence ATGACCGGCCTTGATCTGGTTAATGACGCGCTGATCGAAGTTGCGGTGCTGATCACCGATTCGGATTTGGAGATCATCGACGAGGGAATCCAGGTAGTGATCAAGCCAGAGCCAGCGGCCTTGGCGCAGATGAACGACTTCGTACGCAATATGCATACGGTCAGCGGCCTGCTCCCCGAGCTCGAAGAAGGCATCACCATGGGCGAGGCCCAGCACCTGGTCATGGACTACATCAAGAAGCATGTCCCGGAGCCTAAGAAGGCGCTGCTAGGCGGCAATTCGGTAGGCACCGACAAGAACTTCCTGGCTCGCGACTTGCCGGAGGTTGTCGAGCACCTGCACTACAGGATCATTGATGTCTCGACGCTGAAGGAACTCAGCCGCCGCTGGTACCCCAGGGCCCACTACGCGGCTCCAGCGAAAACTGGCAACCACAGAGCACTAGGAGATATCCAGGATTCCATTAACGAACTTCGCTACTATCGCGAATCGATCATGGTTCCCGCTCCCGGCCCGAGCAGCGACGAAGCTCGTAGGATCGCATCCAGGATCGCGCCGAACGACTGA